One part of the Eucalyptus grandis isolate ANBG69807.140 chromosome 10, ASM1654582v1, whole genome shotgun sequence genome encodes these proteins:
- the LOC104421835 gene encoding chalcone--flavonone isomerase, translating to MSPLMVPTVSEVQVESFVFPPTAKPPGSGNTLFLSGAGVRGLEVDGKYVKYTAIGVYLEATAVPILATKWKGKTADELRDSIEFFRDVITGPFEKLTQVSFITLLTGPQYTNKVTENCIAFWNCNGGYKQEEAEAIDELIEVFKDQTFPPGSSIFFTHLTNGSYVISFSDHNRIPEIGNAVIDNNELAGTVLETIVGKNGVSPAARHSLGCRLAQLMKESIQRNDKDGTNGKSEHFSS from the exons ATGTCTCCATTGATGGTACCAACAGTGAGTGAGGTTCAGGTCGAGAGCTTTGTCTTCCCGCCGACGGCGAAACCTCCTGGCTCCGGCAATACCTTGTTCCTCAGCGGTGCAG GAGTGAGGGGCTTGGAAGTTGATGGGAAGTATGTGAAATACACGGCCATCGGAGTTTACTTGGAAGCAACAGCTGTGCCAATTCTGGCCACTAAGTGGAAGGGCAAGACTGCTGATGAACTGAGGGACTCGATTGAATTCTTCAGAGATGTTATCACTG GGCCATTCGAGAAGCTCACGCAGGTGTCGTTTATCACGCTACTGACGGGTCCGCAATACACGAATAAAGTAACCGAGAACTGCATTGCTTTCTGGAATTGCAATGGAGGTTACAAGCAAGAAGAAGCGGAAGCCATTGATGAGCTCATCGAGGTCTTCAAGGACCAAACCTTCCCTCCTggctcctccatcttcttcactcATTTAACTAATGGATCCTACGTG ATAAGTTTCTCCGACCATAATCGTATCCCAGAAATCGGAAATGCGGTGATAGACAACAATGAACTTGCGGGGACCGTTCTGGAGACGATCGTAGGGAAGAACGGCGTCTCTCCTGCAGCAAGGCATAGTTTGGGTTGCAGGCTTGCCCAGTTGATGAAGGAGAGCATTCAGCGCAATGACAAAGATGGAACAAATGGCAAATCAGAGCATTTTTCAAGTTAG
- the LOC108954720 gene encoding uncharacterized protein LOC108954720, protein MERLDEEVNTKLMSIAPRNVPLPPASYSLSGGGGDGMDLSLNSKKRKGESGSGKSLENVFNMTQRDRLDCEIARMFYSAGLPFNLARNPYFQSAFTYAANHNIAGYVPPKYNLLRTTLLQREKVNIDRLYTPIKIMWKEKGVSIVSDGWSDSHRRPLINFMAVSDGEPMFIKSVDCSGETKDMHFIFNLLKGVINEIGHENVVQVITDNASNCKGAGQLIEQEFPSIMWTPCVVHTLNLALKNICTAKNMESNQIVYDECSWISDIVKEVMQIKHFIMNHSMRLAIYNEFVSLKLLSVADTRFASMIVILKRFKLIKSGLQNMVICDKWNIYRDVNQEKAKLVKEKVLDDFWWDLIDYILSFTAPIYDMLRVCDTDKPCLYLVYDMWGSMIEKVKKVIYAHEVKRLDEKSTFYEVIHTILVDRWTKNNTPLHCLAHALNPRYYSDQ, encoded by the exons ATGGAAAGATTAGATGAAGAGGTCAATACTAAATTAATGAGTATTGCACCTAGAAATGTACCTTTGCCTCCTGCTAGTTATTCActtagtggtggtggtggtgacggAATGGATTTATCATTGAactccaaaaaaaggaaaggcgAAAGTGGGAGTGGAAAATCACTTGAAAATGTATTTAATATGACTCAACGGGATCGTCTAGATTGTGAGATTGCTAGGATGTTTTATTCGGCGGGCTTGCCGTTTAACTTAGCAAGGAATCCTTATTTTCAATCCGCTTTCACTTATGCTGCTAATCATAATATTGCGGGTTATGTACCACCGAAATATAATTTGTTGAGGACCACTTTGTTGCAAAGGGAGAAGGTAAATATTGATAGGTTGTATACACCTATCAAAATCATGTGGAAGGAGAAGGGTGTAAGTATTGTGAGTGATGGATGGAGCGACTCACATAGAAGACCGCTTATTAATTTCATGGCGGTATCGGATGGAGAACCAATGTTTATAAAATCGGTTGATTGCTCGGGAGAAACAAAAGAtatgcatttcatttttaacttgTTGAAAGGAGTTATCAATGAAATTGGGCATGAGAATGTGGTCCAAGTAATTACGGATAATGCTTCAAATTGTAAGGGTGCGGGACAACTCATTGAGCAAGAATTTCCATCCATTATGTGGACACCTTGTGTGGTGCACACGCTTAATCTAGCTTTGAAGAATATTTGTACTGCAAAAAATATGGAGAGCAATCAAATAGTTTATGATGAATGTAGTTGGATTTCAGATATTGTTAAGGAAGTTATGCAAATCAAACATTTCATCATGAACCATTCTATGAGATTAGCAATATACAATGAGTTTGTTAGCTTGAAGTTGCTTTCTGTAGCGGATACACGTTTTGCTTCGATGATTGTGATACTCAAGAGATTCAAGTTGATAAAAAGTGGTCTTCAAAACATGGTGATTTGTGACAAATGGAATATCTATCGGGATGTTAATCAAGAGAAAGCTAAGCTTGTCAAGGAGAAGGTGTTGGATGATTTTTGgtgggatttgattgattatatacTTTCCTTCACGGCTCCTATTTATGATATGCTTAGAGTTTGTGACACCGATAAGCCTTGTCTTTACTTAGTTTATGATATGTGGGGTTCGATGATCGAAAAAGTGAAGAAAGttatatatgcacatgaagTGAAGAGGCTAGATGAGAAGTCCACATTTTATGAGGTGATTCACACAATTCTTGTAGATCGTTGGACAAAGAACAATACTCCACTTCATTGCTTGGCACATGCCTTAAATCCTAG GTACTATAGTGATCAATGA
- the LOC104423565 gene encoding chalcone--flavonone isomerase: MSPSVVPPVGEIQVECFVFPPTVKPPGSGNTLFLSGAGVRGLEVDGKYVKYTAIGVYLEAKAVPILAAKWKGKTADELRDSIDFFRDVVTGPFEKLTQVSFITQLTGQQYTNKVTENCIAFWKSNGGYKQEEAEGIDKFIEVFKDQTFPPGSSIFFTHLTNGSYVISFSDHNRIPEIGNAVIDNNELVGTVLETIIGKNGVSPAARHSLACRLAQLMKESIQGKDKEGTDGKLEVRAHFRLGVMNINSA, from the exons ATGTCTCCGTCGGTGGTGCCACCAGTGGGTGAGATTCAGGTCGAGTGCTTTGTCTTCCCGCCGACAGTGAAACCTCCGGGCTCCGGCAACACCTTGTTCCTCAGCGGGGCAG GAGTGAGGGGCTTGGAAGTTGATGGCAAGTACGTGAAATACACGGCAATTGGAGTCTACTTGGAAGCAAAAGCTGTGCCGATTCTGGCCGCTAAGTGGAAGGGCAAGACTGCTGATGAGCTGAGGGATTCGATTGACTTCTTCAGAGACGTCGTCACCG GTCCATTTGAGAAGCTCACGCAGGTGTCGTTCATCACTCAATTGACGGGACAACAATACACGAACAAAGTAACCGAGAATTGCATTGCTTTCTGGAAATCCAATGGAGGTTACAAGCAAGAAGAAGCCGAAGGCATAGACAAATTCATCGAGGTCTTCAAGGACCAAACCTTCCCTCCTggctcctccatcttcttcactcATTTAACTAATGGATCCTACGTG ATAAGTTTCTCTGACCATAATCGTATCCCGGAAATCGGAAATGCGGTGATAGACAATAATGAACTTGTGGGGACCGTTCTGGAGACGATCATAGGGAAGAACGGCGTTTCTCCTGCAGCAAGGCATAGTTTGGCTTGCAGGCTTGCCCAGTTGATGAAGGAGAGCATTCAGGGCAAGGACAAGGAGGGAACCGATGGCAAGTTAGAGGTTAGAGCACATTTCAGGTTAGGGGTAATGAATATTAACAGTGCTTGA
- the LOC104421840 gene encoding 40S ribosomal protein S15a-2-like: MGRRILNDALRTMVNAERRGKAMVELRPISNVISSFLKIMKDRGYVKSFQVHDPHRVGKITVELQGRIKDCKALTYRQDIKARDIEQYRLKMLPTRQWGYVVITTPDGVLDHEEAITRNVGGQVIGYFH, encoded by the exons atggggcgAAGGATACTGAACGACGCGTTGAGGACGATGGTGAATGCGGAGAGGAGAGGGAAGGCCATGGTGGAGCTGCGACCCATCTCCAACGTGATCTCTTCCTTTCTCAAGATCATGAAGGACCGAG GATATGTGAAGAGTTTCCAAGTTCATGATCCCCACAGAGTGGGGAAGATAACTGTTGAACTGCAGGGCCGAATAAAAGATTGCAAAGCTCTCACTTACCGGCAAGATATCAAGGCTAGAGATATTGAGCAGTATAGATTGAAAATGCTTCCAACACGTCAG TGGGGTTATGTTGTTATTACAACTCCTGATGGCGTTCTGGACCATGAAGAAGCCATTACAAGGAACGTGGGAGGCCAAGTTATTGGTTATTTTCATTAA